Within Cercospora beticola chromosome 6, complete sequence, the genomic segment CGCTCAAACGCTACACTTCCTCATTCATCGCAGTGTTTTGGGCAGGGTTGGGAGtgagctgctgttgccgtGGCTGGGCGGTCTTGAGTTCTGCAGAATCGTCCGAGCGGGCGGCGGACTTGCGGGCAGCAACGCGAGCGAGGAAGTCATCGACTGCGCTCCgagtcttcttctgctcgatAGGGGTGCCAACGGCAGTGTTGGGATCGAGTTCTCCGTTCATTGGCTGGGCAGTGCTGATGTCTGGAGAGTCGAGCGGCACGGCGGTGGGCTTGCCGACCACAGAACCGGACGTGTTGTACTtcatcaagctcttcttgtccttctcgagGGGTTCGCCAACAGCATCGTCGGGAATGAACTTCAGTTTCTTTGGCGGAGCAGTGATGGTGTCTGCCGAGTCGGACGTGTCGGCGGCGCGCTTGTCGCCAGCGGCGGTGCGTGGGTTGTGGTTGGCCATGGCCGAGCGAGAGACGTCCGGAATCTTGTCGCGGACGTGGGTGTTtggggctgctgctgctgctgctcgcggTTAGCTGCGAGTCGACTTTGATGCCAGGCGCAAATGCGACTTACCTTTCCTCGAGCGCCTCATTGCGAGATGACTTAGGTCGAAGAGGTGTCGTCGTCAGGCAACGGAGGCAGCCGAAGTATCAGAGACGCAGGTGGGGCATTAGTGAATGGCATTGTGCAAGCAGGGGGGCATTGGGAAATGGGCCAATGAGAACGCGCCAAGGAAACGCATGTGGGAGAGGTGAATACAACTTTTGAATGTGCACTGCGTCATTGCGGCACAGCCGATGCTGTGGACGACTGCGAGCTGCGCTGAGATAATCACGCCCATGTTGTATCTGACACGGTGAGAGGGACTGCTTCAATGCCAGCATCCGAGATACATCTAGCTACAATGCCTCCTTGAGATAAATCCAGAAAATTGGAAACATGGTCTGGGACACCTGGTTCTGCTCAGCGTCATTGATCGTAAATAATTGTGTGATACATGATATTGCACTTGCTAAAAGACTTCGTCGTTGTAATAGATTGAAATATGTAATACATTCGTGCTCGTATGGCCAAAATGGAGAACGAGCGGCTGATGCACTAACAGATACAGAGAacagaaagaaagagaaaacaAGGTGAACACCATACTTATCCCTGATAGTTTCAGTCACTATCACAACTCACTTACCTTCATCCACAAACCGGCGCACCCATAGCATTGACTGGACAGCCCGATGGACTGGGAGCTGGTGCGGAAGGAGGTCGCTGCTGTGTTGGAGACTGAATTTCCTGGGTCGGCTTCGCACTTGTCGGAGCAGGAaatttgctgctgctactgACAGCAGTCTTAGGTCCGCCGATTCCCTCACACCGATATTCCGAAATCCCATCGGCATTGGCGACAGTGCGCAATCCGACGATTTGTCCGTTGTTGCAAGTACAGGCGACACCACCCGGAAGTATTGTGGTTGTGGAGAGCATTGACCAGGTTACTTGTTGAATTATGGTGATGTGGCAGGATGGTGTTAGGTGTTTGGGGTTGGGAGATGTTGTGGTGGGATTGGTGTTGGTTGGGGTGTGTTTCGTTGTGGTGGCTCGTGTTGTCTTGTCCAGTGTTGATTTCTGACTTGTTGATGGTTTGGTTTTGGTGCTTGCTTTTGTCGACTTGGTGCTGGGAACGCCGGTCCTTGAGGAATGCGATGAGGATGTGGTCGTACTAGACGAGGCACTTGAGACGACACGACAGGAGAGCGCAGTTGCGGAGGGCACAGAGGTAGCTGGACCATCGTCGTGAAATATCAAAGTCTGCACTGGCACTCGACTTCCTTTCTGGCTGTCATGAGGATCCCAGTATTCTTCGTAGACCAGCTGAAGGGTGTCGACCCAGATCTTGAGCCCGGCCATCTGGTAAGAGCAAATACGCTTCGCTCCAGTCTTTGGGTCTttctcctcgcgctcttcgacTTTTGCTTTTGGATCGTATTGGACCAGAACTTTGCCACGCGCTGTCTTATCCATATGTTCTCTGGACTCTTCAGGGCCAAAAAGAGGATCATAAGGTACTATGACCGCTTCCTGGTTCATTGTCACGCGGATCAATTCCTTGAGCTGGTCGATTCTGCCTTGGTATCGCCATTTGTCACCGGGCTTCCGACCAGGAATAGGCATATCCACGGGCATAGGAGTGATGATGTGAGGTGGAAAGATCTTGTATGTCTCCTTGTCGAATATATTTTCATTCATTGTAAGCCTCGCCAGACCGTGCTGTACTACCCAATCAGTGGTATCTCCGCGGAAGATCTGTTGACTGATGTTAGCATGACATCCGATCATGTGACATGTGTTGTGAGCTACTTACCGCTTGTCTGACATCCCGTGCCCACACTGCATCATCGGCTAACAAGCCATTGGGAAATTGAGGCGTTGCTTTAGTTCCGTCCAAGAATGTTGGATCTTCGAATATGTGGGAGATGAAGACACCCCCGGTCGACACAACAATTAGTGAGGTACAGCCGAAAAGCCCCTCTACAGCAGTACTGAAGGCCGTGGACCTGAATGGAAAGGCCTGTGAGGTCGTGGCTCCTGCAAAATGTGGTTTGCCTGGTTCTGGGTCACCCGCATATACTCTGTGTGGAAGCACATAGGAGAGGTCTTTCCCCAAACCTCTGAATTGAGCAAGGATAAACTCATCATAGTTCTCGTAGTCTCCAGGTGTTTCCATAGCTCGTCGTACCAGATTGGAATCGCGAGGGACGAATTTGGGCGAGCTCGTGGCAATGCTGCGCGTGCATATATCGCAGCCGGTTTGAGCGCAAATGATGGGCATTGTGGACGCGGTCATGGAGGTGGTAGTTGTCGTTCCTGTAATGCTACAGCCACTGAGCACCGTGCTTGTTGTTGTGCAAGGCCATGTGGTGCCCCTAGCCGATCCAGCGACACTTGTCACGATAGGGGAGCACGTAACGTGAGCATTGGTGGCAGTGCTCGTCTGCGAGCATAAGGGCAACGTTGTGGTGGTCCTGAACTCAGTGACGCTACATCCACTAGCAATGCTTTGAGACGTCTTGCAAAGCGTGGTTGTAGATGTACTTGCAATGACTGTTGTTGAGCAGGTGACATGTTCGTTCGTCACGGTAGCAGAGCGCGTGCATTCAGTGCTGGATGAGGTTGTTGATGTCGATTTTGTCGAAGTAGTCTTAGACGTAGAGCCTGTAGTCGAGCTCTTTGATGTGGCGGAAGTTGAGTCCTGCGACTTGGAGCTAGCCGCCGATTTCGTTGACTGATCATCGTTGTTCCCCTTGGCCTCCTCGATCTTCAGTTTGGGAATGGCGTTCGTGACTTCAATTAGAGTGTCCAGTGTTCCTTTGAGCCCTGTCTTAATACCTT encodes:
- a CDS encoding uncharacterized protein (antiSMASH:Cluster_3) gives rise to the protein MMTISISSSTQAEGFTVPHLPGAASGTSATPVFTIPGLTQSIGLPSISVQITTTVPPFIPILPPFPSPTQSSAPDSTEMQAQKEAVVEVLQGTMPQFEEWINGVEIDTKPIIEGFRSIEHMAGNLLKDITGGTKDGGCTHSLFGVLHCAIDTASKAVTSVSKGIKTGLKGTLDTLIEVTNAIPKLKIEEAKGNNDDQSTKSAASSKSQDSTSATSKSSTTGSTSKTTSTKSTSTTSSSTECTRSATVTNEHVTCSTTVIASTSTTTLCKTSQSIASGCSVTEFRTTTTLPLCSQTSTATNAHVTCSPIVTSVAGSARGTTWPCTTTSTVLSGCSITGTTTTTSMTASTMPIICAQTGCDICTRSIATSSPKFVPRDSNLVRRAMETPGDYENYDEFILAQFRGLGKDLSYVLPHRVYAGDPEPGKPHFAGATTSQAFPFRSTAFSTAVEGLFGCTSLIVVSTGGVFISHIFEDPTFLDGTKATPQFPNGLLADDAVWARDVRQAIFRGDTTDWVVQHGLARLTMNENIFDKETYKIFPPHIITPMPVDMPIPGRKPGDKWRYQGRIDQLKELIRVTMNQEAVIVPYDPLFGPEESREHMDKTARGKVLVQYDPKAKVEEREEKDPKTGAKRICSYQMAGLKIWVDTLQLVYEEYWDPHDSQKGSRVPVQTLIFHDDGPATSVPSATALSCRVVSSASSSTTTSSSHSSRTGVPSTKSTKASTKTKPSTSQKSTLDKTTRATTTKHTPTNTNPTTTSPNPKHLTPSCHITIIQQVTWSMLSTTTILPGGVACTCNNGQIVGLRTVANADGISEYRCEGIGGPKTAVSSSSKFPAPTSAKPTQEIQSPTQQRPPSAPAPSPSGCPVNAMGAPVCG
- a CDS encoding uncharacterized protein (antiSMASH:Cluster_3), which gives rise to MRRSRKAAAAAPNTHVRDKIPDVSRSAMANHNPRTAAGDKRAADTSDSADTITAPPKKLKFIPDDAVGEPLEKDKKSLMKYNTSGSVVGKPTAVPLDSPDISTAQPMNGELDPNTAVGTPIEQKKTRSAVDDFLARVAARKSAARSDDSAELKTAQPRQQQLTPNPAQNTAMNEEV